A stretch of Vulpes vulpes isolate BD-2025 chromosome 4, VulVul3, whole genome shotgun sequence DNA encodes these proteins:
- the PFN3 gene encoding profilin-3 — protein sequence MGDWKGYISAVLRDQRIDDVAIVGHSDNRCVWASRPGGLLAAISPQEVGVLTGPDRRTFLQAGLSIAGRRCCVLRDHLLSEGDGVLDARTKGLDGRAICVGHTPRVLLVLMGRRGAHGGILNKTAHELINGLRTQGT from the coding sequence ATGGGAGACTGGAAAGGCTATATCAGTGCAGTGCTCCGGGACCAGCGTATTGACGACGTGGCCATCGTGGGCCACTCGGACAATCGCTGCGTGTGGGCATCACGCCCCGGCGGCCTTCTGGCTGCCATATCCCCGCAGGAGGTGGGTGTGCTCACAGGGCCCGACCGCCGCACTTTCCTGCAGGCAGGTCTGAGCATTGCAGGCCGCCGCTGCTGCGTCCTCCGTGACCACTTGCTGTCTGAGGGCGATGGCGTTCTGGACGCACGCACTAAGGGGCTGGATGGGCGCGCCATCTGCGTAGGCCACACCCCGCGCGTGCTCCTCGTGCTTATGGGCCGTCGTGGCGCGCACGGCGGCATCCTCAATAAGACCGCGCATGAACTGATCAACGGGCTCCGTACGCAGGGCACCTAG